A genomic window from Mesorhizobium sp. 131-2-1 includes:
- a CDS encoding YciI family protein — MKYVCLVYGEEKDLFALSPEGATKLDADSLAYDRSLDQQGKLIIAQALQPVKTSKSVRRRKGKQLVTDGPFAETKEQLLGFVMIEAASLDEALAIAGNIPLAELGTIEVRAIYTIPGS, encoded by the coding sequence ATGAAATATGTCTGCCTGGTCTATGGCGAGGAGAAGGATCTTTTCGCGCTGAGCCCGGAAGGAGCGACTAAGCTCGATGCCGATTCACTGGCCTATGACAGATCGCTCGACCAGCAGGGCAAGCTGATCATCGCGCAGGCGCTGCAACCGGTGAAGACGTCGAAGAGCGTGCGGCGGCGCAAGGGCAAGCAGCTGGTCACCGACGGCCCCTTCGCCGAAACCAAGGAACAGTTGCTCGGCTTCGTCATGATCGAGGCCGCGAGCCTCGACGAGGCGCTGGCGATCGCCGGGAACATTCCGCTGGCCGAACTCGGCACCATCGAGGTCAGGGCTATCTACACCATTCCGGGGTCATAG
- a CDS encoding YceH family protein — translation MSEDLPILNPTEARVLGCLIEKKELTPDVYPLTLNAALAAANQKTAREPVMALEQTEVHRALKLLEQKGLVRQMFGSRVERYEHQMAQRFSLTTPQAALVGLLLLRGPQTAYELLARSERMARFSSIEDLRGELDMLIGRRPPLVQEIPRGPGQREDRYVHLLGGPVDVAALTVQRSAPAMPASDLEARLEALEQEVAALRARLDALGA, via the coding sequence ATGAGCGAAGACCTTCCCATCCTCAATCCCACCGAAGCCCGCGTCCTCGGCTGCCTGATCGAAAAGAAGGAGCTGACGCCGGATGTCTATCCGCTGACGCTCAATGCAGCACTTGCCGCCGCCAACCAGAAGACGGCGCGCGAGCCGGTGATGGCACTGGAACAGACCGAGGTGCATCGGGCCCTGAAACTGCTTGAGCAGAAGGGGCTGGTGCGGCAGATGTTCGGTTCGCGCGTGGAGCGCTATGAGCATCAGATGGCGCAGCGATTCTCGCTGACCACGCCGCAGGCGGCCTTGGTCGGGCTGCTCCTGTTGCGCGGGCCACAGACCGCATATGAGCTGTTGGCGCGAAGCGAGCGCATGGCGCGGTTTTCGTCGATCGAGGATCTGCGCGGTGAACTCGACATGCTGATCGGCCGCCGACCGCCGCTCGTTCAGGAAATACCGCGCGGGCCAGGCCAGCGCGAGGATCGCTATGTGCATCTGCTCGGCGGGCCGGTGGACGTTGCAGCCCTAACGGTGCAACGCAGTGCGCCGGCCATGCCTGCGTCCGATCTGGAAGCGAGATTGGAGGCATTGGAGCAGGAAGTCGCGGCACTTCGTGCCCGGCTCGACGCGTTGGGCGCCTAG
- a CDS encoding OsmC family protein: MDRTANAVWKGNLKEGKGTLDTQSGTLKGTPYSFKARFEDESGKSGTNPEELIAAAHAGCFAMQFSHFLAENGTPAAELDAKAVVTLVPGTGITGSALTVVGKVPGIDAAKFQELAEKAKAGCPVSKALGAINVSLDAKLG; encoded by the coding sequence ATGGACCGCACCGCAAACGCCGTCTGGAAAGGCAATCTGAAGGAAGGCAAGGGCACGCTCGACACGCAGAGCGGGACCTTGAAGGGCACGCCCTATTCGTTCAAGGCGCGTTTCGAGGATGAGAGCGGCAAATCCGGCACCAATCCGGAAGAGCTGATTGCAGCGGCGCACGCCGGCTGCTTCGCCATGCAGTTCTCGCACTTCCTGGCCGAGAACGGCACGCCCGCCGCCGAGCTCGACGCCAAGGCGGTGGTGACGCTGGTGCCCGGCACCGGCATCACCGGCAGCGCCCTGACGGTGGTCGGCAAGGTGCCGGGCATCGATGCCGCCAAGTTCCAGGAACTGGCAGAGAAGGCCAAGGCCGGCTGCCCGGTGTCGAAGGCGCTGGGGGCTATAAACGTATCGCTTGACGCGAAACTGGGGTGA
- a CDS encoding nucleotidyltransferase domain-containing protein, producing the protein MKPLPADFAPEAVTAIRARLEMARAQGVSILFAIESGSRAWGFPSPDSDYDCRFVYVRPVADHLVLEQARDVIEFPIEGEIDAGGWDLRKALLLALGGNAVIVEWAKSPILYEEVSGFRQRLLDLLAEIVDPVKVSRHYLGLARSHVAKIGSFAGEVKLKKLFYFIRPIVALDWMEQRGFASLPPMNMVDCLAETEIPTKAGGEIRQLIDRKRETRELGTGPIPVEIARYLEARYGHHEMNLAGSLRDEARQAYNRALATAFYRREAERQ; encoded by the coding sequence ATGAAGCCGCTGCCTGCCGATTTCGCGCCGGAAGCGGTTACGGCGATCCGTGCGCGGCTGGAAATGGCCCGCGCGCAAGGGGTCAGCATCCTTTTCGCCATTGAGAGCGGTAGCCGCGCCTGGGGCTTTCCGTCGCCGGACAGCGACTATGATTGCCGTTTCGTCTATGTCCGCCCGGTCGCCGACCATCTCGTGCTGGAGCAGGCGCGCGACGTGATCGAGTTCCCCATCGAGGGCGAGATCGACGCCGGCGGCTGGGATTTACGCAAGGCGCTGCTCCTGGCCCTCGGCGGCAACGCTGTCATCGTCGAATGGGCAAAATCGCCGATCCTCTATGAGGAAGTTTCGGGCTTCCGACAGCGCCTTCTCGACCTGCTTGCCGAGATCGTCGATCCGGTGAAAGTGTCGCGGCATTATCTCGGCCTCGCGCGCTCGCATGTCGCCAAGATCGGCAGCTTCGCCGGCGAGGTGAAGCTCAAGAAGCTGTTCTACTTCATCCGTCCTATCGTCGCTCTCGACTGGATGGAGCAGCGCGGCTTTGCCAGCCTGCCGCCGATGAACATGGTCGACTGCCTGGCCGAGACGGAGATCCCGACAAAAGCGGGCGGGGAGATCCGCCAGCTAATCGACAGGAAGCGTGAGACGCGCGAGCTGGGGACCGGCCCCATCCCGGTCGAGATCGCGCGCTATCTCGAAGCGCGCTATGGTCATCACGAAATGAACTTGGCCGGTTCGCTCCGGGATGAGGCTCGGCAGGCCTACAACCGCGCCTTGGCAACCGCCTTTTATCGTCGGGAGGCAGAACGGCAATGA
- a CDS encoding succinate dehydrogenase iron-sulfur subunit, with product MVELTLPKNSQIKQGKTWPKLEGATNLREYRIYRWSPDDGENPHMDTYFVDMDDCGPMVLDALLYIKNKIDPTLTLRRSCREGICGSCAMNIDGSNTLACTKGCDDISGAVKIYPLPHLPVIKDLVPDLTNFYAQHASIEPWLKTVSPEPAKEWLQSHEDREKLDGLYECILCACCSTSCPSYWWNGDRYLGPAVLLQAYRWLIDSRDEAKGERLDNLEDPFRLYRCHTIMNCAQTCPKGLNPAKAIAEIKKMMVERRV from the coding sequence ATGGTCGAACTCACGCTTCCCAAGAATTCGCAGATCAAGCAGGGCAAGACCTGGCCGAAGCTGGAGGGGGCCACCAATCTTCGCGAATATCGCATCTACCGCTGGTCGCCGGACGACGGTGAGAACCCGCACATGGACACCTATTTCGTCGACATGGACGATTGCGGGCCGATGGTGCTCGACGCGCTGCTCTATATCAAGAACAAGATCGACCCAACGCTGACGCTGCGCCGTTCCTGCCGCGAGGGCATTTGCGGCTCCTGCGCCATGAACATCGACGGCTCCAACACGCTCGCCTGCACCAAGGGCTGCGACGACATTTCCGGCGCGGTGAAAATCTATCCGCTGCCGCATCTGCCAGTGATCAAGGACCTAGTGCCCGACCTCACCAATTTCTATGCCCAGCACGCCTCGATCGAGCCGTGGCTGAAGACGGTGTCGCCGGAGCCGGCCAAGGAATGGCTGCAGAGCCATGAGGATCGTGAGAAGCTCGACGGGCTCTATGAATGCATCCTGTGCGCCTGCTGCTCGACGTCGTGCCCGAGCTACTGGTGGAACGGCGACCGCTATCTTGGCCCGGCCGTGCTCTTGCAGGCCTATCGCTGGCTGATCGACAGCCGCGACGAAGCCAAGGGCGAGCGGCTCGACAATCTCGAGGATCCGTTCCGGCTCTATCGCTGCCACACCATCATGAACTGCGCGCAGACCTGCCCCAAGGGCCTCAACCCGGCCAAGGCGATCGCGGAGATCAAGAAGATGATGGTGGAGCGGCGGGTTTAG
- a CDS encoding DUF3052 family protein has protein sequence MALAAAGYSGTPLPAKLGLKDGMVAAFIALPPELDDLTGAVAFAGVDRLPDWSAISGNRKYDAVHAFTRQRAEIEDGLAGIETAIKRDGMVWVSWPKKASKVATDVTEDVIRAEALKRDLVDVKVAAVNEIWSGLKLVIRKDRR, from the coding sequence ATGGCGCTGGCGGCCGCTGGATATTCCGGCACACCCCTTCCGGCCAAGCTTGGCCTGAAGGACGGGATGGTCGCCGCCTTCATCGCGCTGCCGCCGGAGCTCGACGACCTGACCGGAGCAGTGGCGTTTGCCGGGGTCGACCGGCTGCCTGACTGGTCGGCGATTTCGGGCAATCGGAAATACGATGCCGTGCATGCCTTCACCCGGCAGCGCGCCGAGATCGAGGACGGCCTGGCCGGCATCGAGACGGCGATCAAGCGCGACGGCATGGTCTGGGTGTCGTGGCCGAAAAAGGCATCGAAGGTGGCGACCGACGTCACCGAAGACGTGATCCGCGCCGAGGCGCTCAAGCGCGACCTCGTCGACGTCAAGGTCGCCGCCGTCAACGAGATCTGGTCCGGGCTGAAGCTCGTCATCCGAAAGGACCGCAGGTAA